ATTCTTGTACGAGCACCCGGAAACCGCGCGAACAGAATATTTATCAAGTAAAAAAATTGCAGAGGCCTTAAAGCAGGTAGGTTATAAGGTGGAATACCCATTTATGGAAAAGGAACTGGGATATCCTACGGCTTTTCGCGCGGTACTGGAAAACGGCAGCGGTCCATCCGTTGCTATTATGGCGGAATATGATGCACTACCGAATCTGGGGCACGGATGTGGACACAATTTTCATGGCGCTCTCGCTACACTTGCCGCACTTGCATTAGCCGAATCTGATATTCGTAAATCTTTTTCCGGTAGTATTTATGTAATCGGCACCCCTGCAGAAGAGGAAGCGGGGGCAAAAGTTCCTATGGCGGAAGCGGGGGTCTTTGACGATATGTCCTTGGCCTGCATGATGCATTCTTGGGGGCATGCGGAATCTTACGCCGATATGGACGTTTTAGCTCTGAAATGCTATATCGTTGAGTTTTTTGGAGAAGAGGCCCATGCGGCTTCAAGTCCATGGCAAGGACACAGCGCACTGGCTGCCGCACGCAAATTCCTCGATTTAATCGACGCAAGAAGAGAATGCTTTACTCCTGACGCCCGCTGTAATGCCATTATTACAGATGGCGGAAAATCTCCCAATATCTTGCCCGATTATGCATCGGTTCGTATTGAAATAAGAACCGATTCCCAGGCAAAGCTTCATCTGATGGATCAATCCCTCAAAAAGTGTGCGGATGGCGCGGCGTTGGCCTTAGACTGCAAAGTAACCTTCCGCAAAGGTTTTGATGATTTTGCTGATATGGTGCGCAACCCTGCTTTGGAAAAAGAAATGGAACACATCATGTCTGAATATGGATTCCAGATGGGCACGA
Above is a window of Faecalispora anaeroviscerum DNA encoding:
- a CDS encoding amidohydrolase, with product MISEQEKVLQAVQKHMDTALDIKKFLYEHPETARTEYLSSKKIAEALKQVGYKVEYPFMEKELGYPTAFRAVLENGSGPSVAIMAEYDALPNLGHGCGHNFHGALATLAALALAESDIRKSFSGSIYVIGTPAEEEAGAKVPMAEAGVFDDMSLACMMHSWGHAESYADMDVLALKCYIVEFFGEEAHAASSPWQGHSALAAARKFLDLIDARRECFTPDARCNAIITDGGKSPNILPDYASVRIEIRTDSQAKLHLMDQSLKKCADGAALALDCKVTFRKGFDDFADMVRNPALEKEMEHIMSEYGFQMGTIQAPSGSSDVGNVSYHCPSIQALISVTDNGYPLHSENLREATMLPEATERLQNGAASLASMMLKVLTDEAFRDKVTNDFIHSRQKKLGT